In the genome of Rhodoplanes sp. Z2-YC6860, one region contains:
- a CDS encoding (2Fe-2S)-binding protein gives MAVSLKVNGTSHNVPAEPDTPLLYVLRNDLALNGAKFGCGLAQCGACTVLVDGKPVRSCITPIGSLGGVEITTIEGLGTAAKPHPLQKAFIHEQAAQCGYCINGMIMSAKELLDRKPNATEGEVKKALAGNLCRCGTHNRIVGAVLRAGRELGGQTNGHIGGRI, from the coding sequence ATGGCAGTCAGTCTAAAAGTCAACGGCACGAGCCATAACGTGCCGGCCGAGCCGGACACTCCGCTGCTCTACGTGCTGCGCAATGACCTGGCGCTGAACGGCGCCAAGTTCGGCTGCGGGCTTGCCCAATGCGGCGCCTGCACGGTGCTGGTGGACGGCAAGCCGGTTCGCTCCTGCATCACGCCGATCGGGTCGCTCGGGGGCGTCGAGATCACCACCATCGAGGGGCTCGGCACCGCCGCCAAGCCGCATCCTCTGCAGAAGGCCTTCATTCACGAGCAGGCCGCCCAATGCGGCTACTGCATCAACGGCATGATCATGTCGGCCAAGGAACTGCTCGACCGCAAGCCCAATGCCACCGAGGGCGAGGTCAAGAAGGCGCTGGCGGGCAATCTCTGTCGCTGCGGCACCCACAATCGGATCGTCGGCGCGGTGCTGCGCGCCGGGCGCGAACTAGGCGGCCAGACCAACGGCCACATCGGCGGGAGGATCTGA
- a CDS encoding Bug family tripartite tricarboxylate transporter substrate binding protein, producing the protein MRRRDVLGMLAGAAAAWPAAAVAQGPAGRPITMIVPFPAGGGADVLVRILTKYMEEKLGETIIVLNQPGAGGALAFGQLARAAPDGQTLAWTSTGYAVMAATLSNLSFDPQHDFVHICDVAENPFVLVVNPQLPVTSVRELIDYAKAHPDTLNFAHNGAATLTNLVVELLKLKTGISVGQIAYRGDNFSVSDVIAGHVQAMFSNSPVALPHVAAGRLRGLAVTSARRSPAAPDLPTMIEAGVPDFQAVVWQGFSAPAATPRLVVDRLNAAARQALQAPEVAGRFKDLGAELVGGTPDEFGALVSRELDVWADVVRRSGVKAN; encoded by the coding sequence ATGCGCCGTCGAGACGTGTTGGGAATGCTGGCGGGAGCCGCGGCCGCATGGCCCGCAGCGGCCGTTGCTCAAGGTCCCGCTGGGCGGCCGATCACCATGATCGTGCCGTTTCCTGCGGGCGGCGGCGCGGATGTGCTGGTGCGCATCCTCACCAAGTACATGGAAGAGAAACTCGGCGAGACCATCATCGTGCTGAACCAGCCCGGCGCGGGCGGGGCGCTGGCCTTCGGCCAACTGGCGCGCGCCGCGCCTGATGGTCAAACGCTTGCCTGGACCTCGACCGGTTATGCCGTCATGGCGGCCACGCTCTCCAATCTCAGCTTCGATCCGCAACACGATTTCGTGCATATTTGCGACGTCGCCGAAAATCCGTTCGTGCTGGTGGTCAATCCGCAACTGCCGGTGACGAGCGTGAGGGAGCTGATCGACTACGCCAAGGCGCATCCGGACACGCTGAATTTCGCGCACAACGGTGCCGCGACCTTGACCAATCTTGTGGTCGAATTGCTCAAGCTGAAGACCGGAATTTCCGTCGGACAGATCGCCTATCGCGGCGACAATTTCTCAGTCAGCGATGTCATCGCGGGGCATGTGCAGGCGATGTTCTCCAACAGCCCGGTGGCGCTGCCTCATGTCGCAGCGGGCCGGCTGCGCGGCCTCGCTGTGACGTCGGCGCGACGCTCACCCGCGGCGCCCGATTTGCCGACGATGATCGAAGCTGGCGTGCCGGATTTCCAGGCGGTGGTGTGGCAGGGCTTCAGTGCCCCGGCGGCGACACCGCGCCTTGTCGTTGATCGGCTCAACGCTGCCGCGCGGCAGGCGTTGCAGGCTCCGGAGGTTGCCGGGCGCTTCAAGGACCTCGGCGCCGAACTCGTCGGCGGCACCCCGGACGAGTTCGGAGCGCTCGTCTCGCGCGAGCTCGATGTCTGGGCCGATGTGGTCCGCCGCTCCGGCGTGAAGGCGAACTAA
- a CDS encoding xanthine dehydrogenase family protein molybdopterin-binding subunit — translation MNKPLKSSDTSLSRRQIMIGAAGFSFAFALGGRADAAVLAGERAGQTMSPWISIATDGTITIMSAATEMGQGSMTSLPLIIAEELDADWTKVKIVPAPAQDAIYGNPGFGGMMYTAGSNAVTSYYVPLRTAGAQVRRVLLDNAARKWAVPVAELSTEPSTVVHAKSGRRLSYGDIAQFAEVPAKAPEIKPEDLKKPADFRLIGQDVMRIELPLKVTGKATYGIDVQVPGMLYGTVLRAPVEGSVPNKIDEAKAKAVPGVVAVIRLPHGVGVVAETAWAALKARQTLNDAVTWTRTGVAWGFDSDKGHDTFAADAKNMKQAARDWSAQGNARAAFQNAASVVEGEFRCDYAYHAQMEPLNAVASVSPNGDAVEIWAGTQSQTTATEAPAKFLGISRDKVKLHDLLMGGGFGRRGNRDVDFIMDAVMLSKEVGKPVKSMWTREDDVHNGRFRPLSAHYLRAAFDAQGKLAAWHHRLAADRITPFMDPVRFQQGGGKDGMVMAGTDIRGYDVPHQLVEQLYRDTGVRTNPLRGIGVTANKYATEAFMDEVARKRGQDPLAFRLELLKDTPRAYNAVKRVAEMAEWGKKREGRALGLAYIDYSGSQVAGVAEVSLNRATGEIKMHNFWCTIDCGVAVQPDNIIAQTESSIVYGLGLSMTERISIKDGAVEQSNFYDYTLPRMRDVPQMHIELIKTDNHPTGAGQMATPLIAPCISNAVADMTGVRLRHTPFLPDRVKKALA, via the coding sequence ATGAACAAGCCTCTCAAGAGCTCCGACACCTCGCTCAGCCGCCGCCAGATCATGATCGGCGCGGCCGGTTTCTCGTTCGCATTTGCGCTCGGCGGTCGCGCCGACGCGGCGGTGCTGGCCGGCGAGCGCGCCGGGCAGACCATGAGCCCGTGGATCAGCATCGCGACCGACGGCACCATCACCATCATGTCAGCGGCGACCGAAATGGGGCAGGGATCGATGACCTCGCTGCCGCTGATCATCGCCGAAGAGCTCGATGCCGATTGGACGAAGGTCAAGATCGTCCCGGCGCCGGCGCAGGACGCCATCTACGGCAATCCGGGCTTTGGCGGCATGATGTACACCGCAGGTTCGAATGCGGTGACAAGCTACTATGTGCCGCTGCGCACGGCCGGCGCACAGGTGCGCCGCGTGCTGCTCGACAACGCCGCACGCAAGTGGGCCGTGCCGGTTGCGGAACTGTCCACCGAGCCGAGCACGGTGGTGCACGCCAAGTCCGGGCGCAGGCTCAGCTACGGCGACATCGCGCAATTCGCCGAGGTGCCGGCCAAGGCGCCTGAGATCAAGCCGGAGGACCTCAAGAAGCCCGCCGACTTCCGTCTGATCGGCCAGGACGTGATGCGGATCGAATTGCCGCTGAAGGTCACCGGCAAGGCGACCTACGGCATCGACGTGCAGGTGCCCGGCATGCTGTACGGCACGGTGCTGCGCGCGCCGGTCGAAGGCTCGGTGCCGAACAAGATCGACGAAGCCAAGGCCAAGGCGGTGCCGGGCGTGGTGGCGGTGATCCGGCTGCCGCACGGTGTCGGCGTTGTCGCCGAGACCGCCTGGGCAGCGCTGAAGGCGCGGCAAACGCTCAACGACGCGGTGACCTGGACGCGCACGGGCGTGGCCTGGGGCTTCGACAGCGACAAGGGCCACGACACCTTCGCGGCCGATGCCAAGAACATGAAACAGGCGGCGCGTGACTGGAGCGCCCAGGGCAACGCCCGTGCGGCGTTCCAGAACGCAGCCAGCGTCGTGGAAGGCGAATTCCGCTGCGACTATGCGTATCACGCGCAGATGGAGCCGTTGAACGCGGTGGCATCGGTGTCGCCCAATGGCGATGCGGTCGAGATCTGGGCTGGCACGCAAAGCCAGACCACTGCGACCGAGGCGCCGGCCAAGTTCCTCGGCATCTCGCGCGACAAGGTGAAGCTCCACGACCTGTTGATGGGCGGTGGCTTCGGCCGCCGCGGCAATCGCGACGTCGATTTCATCATGGATGCGGTGATGCTCTCGAAAGAGGTCGGCAAACCGGTGAAGTCGATGTGGACCCGCGAAGACGACGTCCACAACGGCCGTTTCCGGCCGCTGTCCGCGCACTATCTGCGCGCTGCTTTCGATGCGCAGGGCAAGCTCGCCGCCTGGCACCATCGGCTAGCGGCCGACCGCATCACGCCGTTCATGGACCCGGTTCGCTTCCAGCAGGGCGGCGGCAAGGACGGCATGGTGATGGCCGGCACCGACATCCGCGGTTACGATGTGCCGCATCAACTGGTCGAACAGCTCTATCGTGACACCGGTGTGCGCACCAATCCGCTGCGCGGGATCGGCGTCACCGCCAACAAGTATGCGACAGAAGCCTTCATGGATGAGGTTGCGCGCAAGCGTGGCCAGGATCCATTGGCGTTCCGGCTCGAGCTGCTGAAGGATACGCCGCGCGCCTACAACGCCGTCAAACGCGTCGCCGAGATGGCCGAGTGGGGCAAGAAGCGTGAAGGCCGGGCGTTGGGCCTCGCCTATATCGACTACTCGGGCAGCCAGGTCGCAGGCGTCGCCGAGGTCTCGCTCAACCGCGCAACCGGCGAGATCAAGATGCACAATTTTTGGTGCACAATCGACTGCGGTGTCGCGGTGCAGCCCGACAACATCATCGCGCAGACCGAAAGCTCGATCGTCTACGGTCTCGGTCTCTCCATGACCGAACGTATCTCGATCAAGGACGGCGCGGTGGAGCAGTCGAATTTCTACGACTACACGCTACCCCGGATGCGCGACGTACCGCAGATGCACATCGAGCTGATCAAGACCGACAATCATCCGACCGGCGCCGGTCAGATGGCAACGCCCTTGATCGCTCCGTGCATCTCGAATGCCGTCGCCGATATGACCGGTGTGCGGCTTCGTCACACACCGTTCCTGCCGGATCGCGTGAAGAAAGCATTGGCATAG
- a CDS encoding (2Fe-2S)-binding protein, which produces MATNFTVNGRPVSVDAPPETPLLWVVREGLKLTGTKFGCGTGLCGACMVHIDGKRAYSCQTQLSELAGKSVTTIEGLSPDGSHPVQKAWLAERVPQCGYCQSGQIMSAADLLKQKPKPTRDEIVEHMSTNICRCGTYQRIVRAVERAAGEA; this is translated from the coding sequence ATGGCGACAAATTTCACCGTGAACGGCAGACCTGTGTCTGTCGACGCTCCGCCGGAGACTCCGCTGCTCTGGGTGGTGCGCGAAGGCTTGAAACTCACCGGCACCAAGTTCGGCTGCGGCACCGGCCTGTGCGGCGCCTGCATGGTGCATATCGACGGCAAGCGCGCCTATTCATGCCAGACGCAGCTCTCAGAGCTCGCCGGCAAATCGGTCACCACCATCGAAGGCCTGTCGCCCGACGGCAGTCATCCGGTGCAGAAGGCCTGGCTCGCCGAGCGTGTGCCGCAATGCGGCTATTGCCAGTCCGGCCAGATCATGAGCGCGGCCGATCTGCTCAAGCAGAAGCCCAAACCCACGCGCGACGAGATCGTGGAGCACATGAGCACCAACATCTGTCGCTGCGGCACCTATCAGCGCATCGTGCGCGCGGTCGAGCGTGCGGCGGGGGAGGCGTGA
- a CDS encoding Hsp20/alpha crystallin family protein: MTDFPNRWMWSEACEMLARAERMHREMFRPGRYGTAAPAWEPPVDMIETAEAVLVLVALPGVDPDQVEAAIDGGDLIVAGSRVLPDELRTAVIHRLELPQGRFERRVRLPSGRYSAVHRGMANGCIVITLEKAGVSRG, encoded by the coding sequence ATGACAGATTTTCCCAATCGTTGGATGTGGTCGGAGGCGTGCGAGATGCTCGCCCGGGCGGAGCGGATGCATCGCGAGATGTTTCGCCCCGGGCGCTATGGCACGGCGGCGCCCGCTTGGGAGCCGCCGGTCGACATGATCGAGACAGCCGAAGCCGTCCTGGTGCTGGTGGCGCTCCCGGGCGTCGACCCGGACCAGGTCGAGGCTGCGATCGATGGTGGCGACCTGATCGTCGCCGGCAGCCGCGTGCTGCCTGACGAGTTGCGGACCGCTGTGATCCATCGTCTCGAGTTGCCGCAGGGCCGTTTCGAGCGGCGCGTTCGCCTGCCGTCGGGCCGCTATTCCGCCGTGCATCGAGGCATGGCGAACGGCTGCATCGTGATCACGCTGGAGAAGGCGGGGGTGTCCCGTGGCTGA
- the tgt gene encoding tRNA guanosine(34) transglycosylase Tgt: MTEAFSFRLIGTDGIARRGEFVTPHGAVQTPAFMPVGTQATVKGLMPEAVRATGAEILLGNTYHLMLRPGAERIAALGGLHRFMNWNGPILTDSGGFQVMSLSELRKISDNGVVFRSHVDGAMVDLTPERAIEIQSLLGADISMQLDECIKLPNTKPELERAMRLSIAWAERCKRAFESVPKGRALFGIVQGGDDMTLRGESARALVDIGFHGYAIGGLAVGEPQETMLKVVEETTPQLPADQPRYLMGVGTPDDLLKAVARGIDMFDCVMPTRNGRHGAVFTRRGQVNLDNARHRDDPRPIDEQSPCEAARIYSRAYLHHLMRVNEMLGAILLSTINLAYYQELMAGARSAIEQGRYAAYCDAIWEGWAKGDLPPI; encoded by the coding sequence ATGACAGAAGCCTTCTCATTCCGCCTCATCGGCACCGATGGCATCGCGCGCCGCGGCGAATTTGTCACGCCGCATGGTGCCGTTCAAACGCCGGCTTTCATGCCCGTTGGCACGCAGGCCACCGTGAAGGGGCTGATGCCCGAAGCGGTGCGTGCCACCGGCGCCGAAATCCTGCTCGGCAACACCTACCACCTGATGCTGCGGCCCGGCGCCGAGCGTATCGCCGCGCTGGGCGGCTTGCACAGGTTCATGAACTGGAACGGACCGATCCTCACGGACTCGGGCGGCTTCCAGGTCATGTCGCTGTCGGAGCTGCGCAAGATTTCCGACAACGGCGTGGTGTTCCGCTCGCATGTCGACGGCGCGATGGTCGATCTCACACCGGAGCGAGCGATCGAGATTCAGTCCTTGCTCGGCGCCGACATTTCGATGCAGCTCGACGAATGCATCAAGCTGCCGAACACGAAGCCTGAGCTCGAACGCGCGATGCGGCTGTCGATCGCCTGGGCCGAACGCTGCAAGCGCGCCTTCGAGAGTGTGCCCAAGGGCCGTGCGCTGTTCGGCATCGTGCAAGGCGGCGATGACATGACGCTGCGCGGGGAGAGCGCTCGAGCGCTGGTCGATATCGGATTCCACGGCTACGCCATCGGCGGGCTCGCGGTCGGCGAGCCGCAGGAGACCATGCTGAAGGTCGTGGAGGAGACCACGCCGCAGCTTCCGGCCGACCAGCCGCGCTATCTGATGGGTGTGGGCACGCCTGACGATCTGCTCAAGGCCGTGGCGCGCGGCATCGACATGTTCGACTGCGTGATGCCGACCCGAAACGGCCGTCACGGCGCGGTGTTCACCCGCAGGGGGCAGGTCAATCTCGACAACGCGCGCCATCGTGACGATCCGCGGCCGATCGACGAGCAGAGTCCCTGCGAGGCCGCGCGCATCTACTCACGCGCCTATCTGCACCATCTGATGCGTGTCAACGAGATGCTCGGCGCGATCCTGCTGTCGACGATCAATCTCGCCTATTACCAGGAGCTGATGGCCGGCGCGCGTAGCGCAATCGAGCAGGGGCGTTACGCCGCTTACTGCGACGCGATATGGGAGGGCTGGGCGAAAGGCGATCTACCGCCGATCTAG
- the queA gene encoding tRNA preQ1(34) S-adenosylmethionine ribosyltransferase-isomerase QueA, producing MRTDLFDFDLPPERIALRPVSPRDAARLLVVRPGGTPEFDDRGVRDLPDLLNPGDALVVNDTKVISARLMGHRIGRGPDAKIEATLTERIDGSRWRAFAKPGKKLAPGDVIRFGEEGKVCFLGQLDATVESKGEGGEITLSFAFHGVVLDQAIAERGDMPLPPYIAGKRKPDAQDRDDYQTYFAREEGSVAAPTAGLHFTEALLGRLQARGVALHKVTLHVGPGTFLPVHADDTSDHKMHSEHAVLTAETAAALNAVHAKGGRIVAVGSTALRTLESAADDTGTIKPFSGDTALFITPGYRFKAVDVMMTNFHLPRSTLFMLVSALCGLDTMQRAYAHAIAGGYRFYSYGDASLLFRTQ from the coding sequence ATGCGCACCGATCTCTTCGATTTTGACCTCCCGCCTGAGCGGATCGCGCTGCGGCCCGTGTCGCCGCGCGATGCGGCGCGGCTGCTTGTGGTGCGGCCGGGCGGGACCCCGGAGTTCGACGACAGAGGTGTGCGTGACCTGCCGGACCTGCTCAACCCGGGCGACGCGTTGGTCGTTAACGACACCAAGGTCATTTCGGCGCGCCTTATGGGCCATCGCATCGGCCGCGGACCTGACGCCAAGATCGAAGCAACGCTGACCGAGCGCATCGACGGCTCGCGCTGGCGCGCCTTCGCCAAGCCCGGCAAGAAGCTCGCCCCCGGCGATGTCATCCGCTTCGGCGAGGAGGGCAAGGTTTGCTTCCTGGGCCAGCTCGATGCGACGGTGGAGAGTAAAGGCGAGGGCGGCGAGATCACGCTGTCCTTTGCGTTTCACGGTGTGGTGCTCGACCAGGCCATTGCCGAGCGGGGCGACATGCCGCTGCCGCCTTACATCGCGGGCAAGCGCAAGCCCGACGCGCAGGACCGCGACGACTACCAGACTTACTTTGCGCGCGAAGAAGGCTCGGTCGCGGCACCGACCGCGGGGCTGCATTTCACCGAGGCGCTGCTCGGGCGCCTTCAGGCGCGCGGCGTTGCGCTTCACAAAGTGACGCTGCATGTCGGGCCGGGCACTTTCCTGCCGGTGCATGCCGACGACACCTCCGACCATAAGATGCATTCAGAGCACGCGGTGCTGACGGCCGAAACCGCCGCGGCGCTGAACGCGGTCCACGCCAAGGGCGGTCGGATCGTGGCGGTCGGCTCGACCGCGCTCCGCACCCTCGAAAGCGCCGCGGACGACACCGGCACCATCAAGCCCTTCTCGGGCGACACCGCGCTGTTCATCACGCCGGGCTATCGCTTCAAGGCCGTCGACGTGATGATGACCAACTTCCACTTGCCGCGCTCGACGCTGTTCATGCTGGTCTCGGCCCTGTGCGGCCTCGACACCATGCAGCGCGCCTACGCGCATGCCATTGCGGGCGGCTATCGGTTCTATTCCTATGGGGATGCGTCCCTGCTATTCCGGACGCAATGA
- a CDS encoding xanthine dehydrogenase family protein molybdopterin-binding subunit, translating into MNAPVLSRRSFAKGVGGIALAFSLDPTELLAQGTAERLPGSLQTNRRLEAWLRINPDGTATVITGKVELGQGILTALKQIAAEELDLPLDRLTMISGDTGRTPDEGQTAGSQSTENSGTALRLASAEVRAMLLDLAAQKLGAPADTLKVSDGVISTADGRKITYGEIAGSLDLKREATAKFKPKDPSTHKIVGQSIERIDIPAKVTGGAAYVQDMRPAGMVHGRVVRPPRYGSKLASVDETSVKLLPGVIAVVRDGSFLGVVAEREEQAIKAREALAKAAKWTLGPELPDQASIHAHLKSLPNTMSELGVKQAPVLAAAGKTLEATYTKPYLAHASIGPSAALAEFKDGKLTVWTHSQGVFPLRAELTSILKMPRENIRCVHVEGSGCYGQNGADDVALDAALLARAAGGRPVRLQWMRDDEFGWEPYGAAMSMSVRASLDADNKIADWHYELWSNTHSMRPESTKGANVLAAWYLAEPQPHGPPQGIPQPAGGGDRNAIPLYDFPNQKIVHHFIPEMPIRVSALRTLGAYANVFALESFMDEMAALAAADPVAFRLAHLKDPRAKAVIEKVAAMANWKAGEAGSLARGRGIGFAKYKNLACYVACIAEVEVDKTNGKVRVPQVWAAVDSGLVINPDGLKNQMEGGIIQSTSWTLYEQVRFDKNGITSRDWASYPIMTMPEVPKVMVELINRPSERPLGSGEGSQGPAVAAIANAVANATGKRLRDLPLDAGRVKAAIG; encoded by the coding sequence ATGAACGCTCCGGTTCTTTCACGCCGTTCCTTCGCCAAAGGCGTGGGCGGTATCGCGCTGGCGTTTTCGCTGGATCCCACCGAACTGCTGGCGCAGGGCACGGCCGAGCGGCTGCCGGGAAGCCTGCAGACCAACCGCCGCCTCGAGGCCTGGCTGCGCATCAATCCGGATGGCACCGCGACCGTCATCACTGGCAAGGTCGAACTCGGCCAGGGCATTCTCACCGCGCTGAAACAGATCGCCGCCGAAGAGCTCGACCTGCCGCTCGACCGGCTGACCATGATCTCCGGCGACACCGGACGGACCCCGGACGAAGGCCAGACGGCTGGCAGCCAGTCGACCGAGAACAGCGGCACTGCGCTGCGCCTGGCTTCGGCCGAAGTGCGGGCGATGCTGCTCGATCTCGCCGCTCAGAAGCTTGGCGCCCCGGCCGACACCTTGAAGGTTTCGGACGGCGTGATCAGCACCGCCGATGGCCGCAAGATCACCTATGGCGAAATCGCCGGAAGCCTCGACCTCAAGCGCGAAGCGACCGCCAAGTTCAAGCCGAAGGATCCGTCGACCCACAAGATCGTCGGCCAGTCCATCGAGCGCATCGACATTCCGGCCAAGGTCACGGGCGGCGCGGCCTACGTGCAGGACATGCGGCCGGCCGGCATGGTGCATGGCCGCGTGGTGCGGCCGCCGCGCTATGGCTCGAAGCTTGCGAGCGTCGACGAAACGTCGGTGAAGTTGCTGCCCGGCGTCATCGCGGTGGTGCGCGACGGCTCGTTCCTGGGCGTCGTCGCCGAGCGCGAGGAGCAGGCCATCAAGGCGCGCGAGGCGCTGGCGAAAGCCGCGAAGTGGACGCTCGGACCGGAGTTGCCGGATCAGGCCAGCATCCACGCCCATCTGAAGTCGTTGCCGAACACCATGTCCGAGCTCGGCGTCAAGCAGGCGCCGGTGCTGGCCGCTGCCGGCAAGACGCTGGAGGCGACCTACACCAAGCCGTATCTGGCGCATGCCTCGATCGGCCCGTCGGCGGCGCTTGCCGAATTCAAGGACGGCAAGCTCACGGTGTGGACGCACTCGCAGGGCGTGTTCCCGCTGCGGGCTGAACTCACCAGCATCCTGAAGATGCCGCGGGAGAACATCCGCTGCGTCCATGTTGAGGGCTCGGGCTGCTACGGGCAGAACGGCGCCGACGACGTGGCGCTCGATGCTGCGTTGCTGGCGCGTGCGGCGGGCGGCCGTCCGGTGCGGCTGCAATGGATGCGCGACGATGAGTTCGGCTGGGAGCCTTACGGCGCGGCGATGTCGATGAGCGTGCGCGCCTCGCTCGATGCCGACAACAAGATCGCCGACTGGCACTACGAGCTGTGGAGCAACACCCACTCGATGCGGCCGGAAAGCACCAAGGGCGCGAACGTGCTCGCGGCCTGGTATCTGGCCGAACCACAGCCGCACGGCCCGCCCCAAGGCATCCCGCAGCCGGCGGGCGGTGGGGACCGCAATGCGATCCCGCTTTACGATTTCCCGAACCAGAAGATCGTGCATCATTTCATTCCGGAGATGCCAATCCGGGTGTCGGCGCTGCGCACGCTTGGCGCCTATGCCAACGTGTTTGCGCTCGAGTCCTTCATGGACGAGATGGCGGCGCTCGCTGCGGCCGATCCGGTGGCGTTCAGGCTTGCGCATCTCAAGGACCCACGCGCCAAGGCTGTCATCGAGAAGGTCGCCGCGATGGCCAACTGGAAGGCAGGTGAGGCGGGAAGTCTCGCGCGAGGCCGTGGCATCGGCTTTGCCAAGTACAAGAACCTCGCCTGCTACGTCGCCTGCATCGCCGAGGTCGAGGTCGACAAAACCAACGGCAAGGTGCGCGTGCCGCAGGTCTGGGCCGCCGTCGATTCCGGCCTGGTCATCAACCCGGACGGCCTGAAGAACCAGATGGAAGGCGGCATCATCCAGTCGACGAGCTGGACCCTCTACGAACAGGTGCGCTTCGACAAGAACGGCATCACCTCGCGCGACTGGGCGAGCTATCCGATCATGACCATGCCGGAAGTGCCGAAGGTCATGGTCGAGCTGATCAACCGACCGAGCGAGAGGCCGCTCGGTTCGGGCGAGGGCTCGCAGGGCCCTGCGGTGGCGGCGATTGCGAACGCAGTTGCGAACGCCACCGGCAAGCGGCTGCGCGATCTGCCGCTCGATGCCGGACGGGTGAAGGCCGCGATCGGCTGA